The segment CCTCACGAAGGCGAACGTGGTCGCCAACGTGACGAAGCTCGACGACCTGACCGTGTCGGTCACGACCGACCGCAAATACGCGCCGACCTTCGTGCTGAACGTGCTCGGCGCGTGGCCCGCGTCGGTGGTCGACCGCACGCTGCTGCTGTCGCACCAGCAGGGCAACGATTTCGGCAACGGCTGGCTGAAGACCAACGAAGCCGGTTCCGGCGCATACAAGCTCGTCAAGTGGACGGCCGGCGACAGCCTCGTGCTGCAGCGCTTCGACGGCTACCGGCTGCCGCTCGCGATGAAGCGCATCGTGCTGCGCCACGTGTCCGAAGCGGCCAGCCAGCGCCTGCTGCTCGAAAACGGCGACGTCGACGCGGCGCGCGACCTGAGCCCCGACGACCTCGCGGCGGTCGCGAAATCCGGCCGCGCGAAGGTCGCGCCGTCGCCGCAGGCGACGCTGCTGTATCTCGGCCTGAACACGAAGAACCCCACGCTCGCGAAGCCCGACGTGCAGGAAGCGCTGAAATGGCTGGTCGACTACGCGGGCATCCAGGGCCATGTCGTGAAGACGACCTACAAGGTGCACCAGACCTTCATGCCGGACGGCTTCATCGGCACGCTCGACGCGAACCCGTACCGCCTGGACGTCGCGAAGGCGAAGGCGCTGCTCGCGAAGGCCGGCGTGCCGAGTGGTTTCTCGGTCACGATGGACGTGCGCAACGACTACCCGTACACCGAGATCGCGCAGGCCATCCAGGCGAATTTCGCGCAAGCGGGCGTCAAGGTGCAGCTGATTCCGGGCGACAACAAGCAGACGCTCGCGAAATACCGCGCGCGCCAGCACGACATCTACATCGGCGAATGGTCGGCCGACTACATCGATCCGCACAGCAATGCGCAGGGTTTCGCGTGGAATCCGGACAATTCCGACAGGTCGAGCTATAAAATGCTGGCCTGGCGCAACGGCTGGGACATCCCGCAGCTCACGAAGGACACCGACGCCGCGCTGGCCGAGCCGTCCGCCGCGAAACGCGCGCAGCGCTACCAGGCGATGCAGAAGGACCTGCTCGCGCGCGCGCCGTTCGTGATCCTGTTCGAGAAGGTCGCGCAGGTCGCGACGCGGCCCGGCGTCAGCGGGCTCGAGGTCGGGCCGATCAACGATCTCGTGTCGTACCGCAACCTGAAGAAGCAATGAGCATTGGGAGAATGTGCGTCGCCGCGAACACCGGCCCTGCGCGCATTCCCACTCAAGATGCGTCTTCGTGTTACCGGTCCATACGGCTCAGCGGCCCCCATCCAGTTCAAGCCGATTTCCATTCACGACGAGCCTCACCGGATCGGTCTTCTTCCATTGCGCCTTCGGGACGACCAACTGCCACTCGGCACCGCTCTGATCCCGAAAAAACCCAACCATCCCGACGGATTGCGCGTCATCCGGCATCGGCGCCGACAGCTTGACCGTCGCGCCCGGCGCGAGCGTCGCTTCCATGCTACCTAGCAGATCGGACTTCAGCAGCGCGCGGTCGTCGTTGAGCAACTGCGCGTAGCTCGCCTCCGCAAAGGCTTTTGCATCCTTCAACTGGTAAATCCTTATCACGACCGGCAACGACTGTCCCTGACCGTTCTGGTTGAGCATCGCACGGCTTTCGAGCATCAGGTTCATCTGCTTCACTTTCGCGACGAATACCGCCCACGTCGCGTCCACCGTCGTGTCTTTCACCGACTGCCACGTCCCGCACGCAGAAACGGCCAGTGCGAGACCAGCCGCCGCCGTGCATCGCATGATCCATGCTGCCATCAGAAGGGCGCCCCCTCGTGTTCCATGCGTGGATAGAGGACTTCCCTGCCGCCCATGGCCAGCACCAGCCGCATCGAATGGTGGAAGCTCGCGTAGTGGCCCACGAACCGGCTCAATACCTCGCCGAAAAGCGCTGCGTCGCCAGGCCCGTCGAATGCCTTCGCATCGAGCCGGACATGCATGCGGATTTCGCGATGTATATGTACTCGCTCCAGTTCCTGATGTTCGGTAAGCCGCACATCCTCGATCGCGTCGATGCGCCGCATGATCCCGTCGTCGTCCGACCACTCGTAGAGCATCAGCACCGCGCGCAGGGCCGGTGCGCCGCCCTCTCGGATCGTGACCAACTCGTTTGCCCCGCCTGCCGTAAAGTGCCCAAGTACACGCACGTCGTACTCGGGATGGTGGCGCGGCGGATAGAGCGGCAAGGTCGGTGCCGTCAGATTGCGCACCGATGCGATGCCGGTAAAACCCGATACCGCTTCGGTAATCGTCGCCTCGGTCAGCGCCATGCGCGGCAGGTGTCCGTTATTCGCGAGCGCGTGCACCGTCAGATACCGATCCAGCTCGACCGGCCGTGCCTCCACGTCCGCTTCATCCCGGCCGCGCCGGTTCCACAACTGGCCCGAGAGCGTTACCCAGAGTTCCCGCCCCGTTGCGCCGAAGCGGGTCGCGTTATGGAAATATCGTTCGGGCTTCTCGTAGCACAAAATCCAGCCGCGATGCCGGAAGGTCGTGAACGCGCGGTACGCATGCCGCGCGCTGTCTTCCGGATCGGAGGCGGTCACCGCAAGCACGTCATACGGCTCGACATGACCGGCTACGTCGGGCGGCACGCAGATGCGGTGCTCCCGGTCATGCCAGTCCGCGGGCTGCAGCGGCAGCGCGTCCACCTCGAACAGATTGATGACGGGCGTGCAGAACAGGCGGAAGCTCTCGCGGCGGACCGGATGATCCCCGGGCACCCGCCCGTCCAGTTCGATCTCGAAGGTCATCCGTGATTCACCTGCCGGCAGCACGGCCGCATCGAAGCCGCACAGGTCGACGAAGTGGAATTTCTGTGGAAACACAAAATACTCCAACAGCGTCTGCTCACGGTCCAGACCGCGGTCACGCTCGGGATCGGCGACCGGCCACAGCCGCGTCGACGGTCCGAAGCCTGCCGCTTCAAAGCGCACGTCATCGAGCGGTTGCAGCTCGCCATTACGCACCGACGGCAGGCGCAGGCCGATCGATGCGACTTGATGCGTCAACGCCGCGTACAGTGCGGCGGCGACTGGCCGGTCGCCGTGCAGGTACAGTCGGATACGCGACAGGTCCACGCGCTCCCGCTGCTCGGCCAGCCCGAGCCTGAATGCAAGACGGATGACCGTGCGGCCGTCGGCACGTACCGCAGCAACCGCATCCTCCACCGCAAGCGGCAGCAATTGAACCGCTTGCGTCGTCCGGTAGAGGCACCGCACCTGATCGGGGCCGACGGGTGCCGAGCGCACCACGGCCCCAGCGGGGACCCGTGCGCCTGTTGAGGCCGCACTGCCGACGGGTGTGCATTCGATGATCGACAGCGATGGAATCGGTCGTGCCGCATGTTCGTACAGGTTGTCGATCAGCGGCTCGGTGATTTCGGACATGCTATCGTCGAGCTTCATGCGCAGGCGTCCCGCGAGCAGCGCGAACCCTTCGAAGGTCGCGCGAACGCGCTCATCCACTTCACCGTAGCGCATGCCGAGGCGGCGCGCGACTTCGGGATGGGCTCCGGCAAATTCATCAGCCGCCGCACGCAGATAGCGCATTTCCGCATCGAAATACTTGAGGAACGGATTCTCGTTCTCATGCGAGGATCGTTTCCACGGGGCATTCATGGTTGCATCTCCGGCGGCAATGGTGGCGGGGACAGGAATGCCGGTTGGATGCCGGCCTTGCCGACGACGAAGATTCGCTCCGGCATCCGGAAGCCCCGCAGCTTCAGCAGATCCAGCGGTCCGGCGCCGACCTGCGCTCGCAGCACGTAACGCAGCGGTTCGTCATTTGGCGCGTTCCACGTGAGCTGATAGCGAGTGCTGTCTAGCGCTTTCACGTCGGCCTTGCCCAACAGGCGCAGGAATGCCCAGTCGCCCGTCGAATCGAATGCCTGCCGCAATCCCGCATCGACCGTCTGCCACGTCAGTCCCGCATGCCCGTTCAGGCCGTTGCCGGGCCATGCGAGCGGCGTCCAGCTTTCCTGCTGGTTGAAGTAGACGATCTGCTTGCCGTCCACCGACAGTTCCGAGCGCGTCACGTTTGGCGTCGGCAGCGCCATCATCTCGAAGCGTTCGCCCGCGTCACCCTGCAGATACAACTGGGCGCCCACGGTCGACAACTGGCGCAGGCCGGCGAGGAATTTCGGATCGAACTGCAGCGCCCGCGGCGCCAATTCGTTCGGCGCCCAGTGATCCCCCTCCATCGTCAGCACGCCAGCCAGTTGCGTCGAGACGAAGCGTGCGATCAGGCCGGTGTCGGGCCGCACGTAGCGCCCGAGTTCGGCAAACGACGCATCGGCGTTTGTATCGAAGAACGGATACCGGCCGTTCATGGCCGCGTTGAACGGCACGGCGACGCTTGCGCGCCACGCCCCGTTCAGGCTTGCTGCGGCCGGCTGCAGGATGGTCTGCCACGCTCCCTCGAGCGGCTGAGCGAATGCAGCACTGCCGAAGCCCGACCATGCGGCGCCGAGGCTTGCAGCCGTGAGCGCCGCATCGTCGCGGGCCTGCGAGAGGTCCGACAGCTTGCCCTGGAATACCGCCTGCGCGAGCGCGCGGGCCATCGTCTGCGCGTCGGCGCTGCCCGCGATCTGCTGCAGCTTCAGGCGCATCGTCGTCACGGCCGTCAGATAGCGCGACAAGCTGACGCCGTTCAGCGCGATATTGGCGGGCGTGTTGCCCTTGCCGTTGCCGCCGGCTGGTGCGGCGCCGACGTCCCCCATCAGCGCAAGCAGCGGGCCGAATGGCTTGTCGAGAGGATTGACGGCCGGTGTGTCCGACTGCTCGCCGCTGCCTATCAGGCTTTGCGCCTTGCGCACCAGCGTGTCGGTCAGCGCCTGCGATGGCCGGCCCGCCTGCGCCTGATATTGCACTGATTTCATCAGCGCGATCAGCGGCGAGGTCTGCGCATCCGCGAGTCGGGACAACTGCTCGATCGCGCCATTCAGATTCGCCGCCGGTTGCCACTGGATGCTGTTGAGCATGTGCTGCCACGCGGCCGCGTACTCGGCGAAGTAGCGCGCCGTCAGGCGTTGCTTCAACTCCTCGGCCACGCGCTTCTCATCGATTGCCGCCGCCGTCTTGATGGTGCCCACCGAAAGCGCGTTGCGGATAGTCTGCGCCGACTGTGCACCGGTCAGCACCCAATCACCGCTCACGCGACGTTCGCTCGACGCCTTGTCGATCGCCGCCGCGATCATGCCGTCCCACGCAGCACGGGTATAGATGCCCGGCACCCACTGCGCGGTCGTGAAAAAACCATGTGCATCCGCACCGGCGAGCAGCGTCGCCAGCGACGCATCCGCGTACTTGCCGCGCGCCGCATCGAGGATGCCCTGATATAGCACGTCATCGCTGCCTGCCAGCCCGATCTGGTTGACGAGCGTCGAGCGCATCTGCGTGACAAGCGGCATCGATGCGTTGATCCGCCAAGCCGGGTGTGCCTTGAGGTGTGTGGCCCAAAACTCCGCCAACTGCTGCGACGTATCGAGCCACTCTCCCGCGAGCATGCCGGCGGGCGCTGGCCATACGTCGAGCAGTTGAGTCTTGAGGAAAGGCGCATCTGCGCGCGACGGATCGGCCAGCATCAGATAGGCCTTGAGGCGGTTATAGGCGCGCATCTGCGCATCGCGGCTCTGCTGTTCGTCGTCGCGAACCTGCGAGAGCTGGGCAAGCTGGCCTTCCAGCGCCTGCGCAACCGGTTGCTGCAGGTTGCGCGCGGCGATCGTCCGATATGGCGACCACAGCGCGTCGAGCAGTTCATCGTTGCGCGACAGGCCCGCGCGCAGGTACCACGGCACCCCATTCTGCTGGCGGTATTCGAGCAGGCTGATCTGCTTCTGCAGCGCGAGTTGCGCGCGCAACGCCTGCGGCGTGCCGGGCGGAACGGCCAGCGCCACGTCGGCCGCCGTTTGCGCTTCGCGAACCAGTACACGGTTGCCGATGCCGGACATCACCAGCATCACCGTCCATGCGATCGCCCCGAACAACGCGCACGCGGCCAACACGTTCGGCCAGTAGAGCTTCGTGCGTCGGCCCCGATAACGGGGCACGCCGGCGGCAATCTCCCGCCAGACCGGCAGCAGTGCAATCGGCTGTTCGCGTGTGACCACTTCCACCGATATCGCCGGGGCGGACGGATCTTGTGCCTCATCGACTTCAGGGATCGGCACCGGAGTGGTGGATGCCCCCGGAAAGATCGGTACGAACATGATCCCCGTCAGCGGCGCGCGCAGCCACTTCGATGCGGCGAGTGCTTGCCAGCCTTCGATCATCCGCTCGCGTTGGTCACCGATGTATTCCGAGATCTCCAGCAGCCACGTGCACCAGTGCGGCTGGCCGCCCCTGCGTACGCCAGCGTCTGCAGTCGTGTATTCGAGGTCACGCAATCTGTTCAGCAGGAAGGTTCCGGCGGCTTTCATCTCCTTGCGCGAACTGCTCGGCACGAATGTCCCAACCGGATCGAAACGTTCGGGTAAATTGCCGCTTTTAGCCTCGACCGGATGTAGAAAGGTGATCGGAGCGGCCCAGCCCAAAGCGATGGCAATCGCCGAAAGCCTACGAGGCAGATCGGGATCGAAATCGTTTGCGCAGGCCACCTGCACCAAGCCGTCGACCGGGCAGCGGCGGCGCAACTGTCGAATCTGACCGAGCCACTTCGCTGACTCGATCCCGTCCGGCGACGCATGTACCAGCACCGTTTCGTCCACGTGCATGACGCCCGCCTGCTTGAGACCGGGCGCGACCTGATCGACGCGCTCATCCGTGCCGTTCACCAGCAGCCAGCGCAGGCGGCGGCGCCAGAACCAGCCGTGCGCGACGCGTAGTTCCTCGTAAAGACGTTGCAGCCGGGCGTCGCGCTTGGGTGGCTTGGCCGCCGTGGATGTTGTCCTCGTCTCGCCCGTTTCAAGACGAAACAATCGGGCAGCGTTTGCATAGGCGCCCGTCGAGATCGAATACAGATGAGCGATCACGACAGCGACGAGTAACACCGGAATGCCGATCATTATCTGCATACGATGCGTACGATCTGCAATGCCGAGATGATCGCCATAAAACCAGACCAGCCAGAGCGCTACGACGGAAAGCACCAACGCGGCGAAAGGCAAGCCCCAGATCGCCACGCGGCTCGGCGTCGCCTTGTCGGCGGCAACGTGGCGCTCGATGTGCTGCAGGTTATTTTTGGATATCGACATGCGCGGAAACCGTTTGATTCTCGGATATGACATGGAGAATGGCCGACTGCAGGCCATCGACGACAAGTTGCGGTCCGTCATCGGCACGAGCTTCGATGGCAGCGGCAATCGCCATCAAGCTATTGCCCGCGCAGGCGTTGCCGACAATACGATCCAGCCGGCACTGCGCAGCATCTTTTGCGGCAGCCAGGAATCCGGCGGCACGCAAAGCCTCGTCGCACTTTTCAATCGGACGGGTGATCCACGCCCTCTTCACCACCGCCGCATCAGTCTTGCCGCAGATTGCGGCATCGGCGAAACCGTATTCGGGTTCAACGGCATCGCCGGCGATGGGCCGGCACAGCTTCGCTTTCCGGCTGACTTCCGACGGAAGCTTGAAATAACCGGCATCGAGCAATACGGCGGCACATCCCTCGGCGAAGCCTTCGTCGATGCCATCGTCGTACCACGCGGCCGCAATAACGAGAAGCGGACGGCGTTCATGTGCATCAAGCCATGCATCGGCCACAAGCAATCCGTCGCTAGCTGACGCCGGCTGAACCGCCAGCGGGGGAAGCCCTGCCAGACGCATCGCATCACGAACCTGAGCGAGATGCTGGTCCGCCACTTTCGGTTCGACCAGTACGCGCACTTGGGGCCAATAGGTCGCGTCGTATCGGGTCAGCGCGCGGATACTCTCGATCAACGGTTCGAGCGCCAAACGAATCATTTGAACGGCGGGTGCGATCTTTACCGATACAGGTGGATCATCTGTCTGGTCGTCCTCTTCATTCGTCGCGAATGCGGCAACCAGTAACGGATCGTCGTCCGCAAAGCGATTGCATAAAACCTTGCCTGAGCCGTGCCGAGGGGCCTGCTTCTTCAGGATCGGCTTTTTCGCTTCCAGAACTTCGGACAAGGATTTACCCGCCAACGGCAAGCAATAGCCTGCGCCGAGTACGTGCAGCGGGCGCTGTGCGAATCTGATTTTCTCCGCGAGCCAGTGATCACGATGGTGGTTGCGCCAGTACGCGCGATACCACAGCACTTCGTAGCCAGCGCGACTAAAGCCGAGCAGCACCAGGAACAGCCCGTTCGGCGCGCCGACAATCCAGTTCCAGAACTTGAGACCGCTTGCTGGCTCGCCTTTCGGCCATGCAAGCAACACGATCACCGGGCCGAATATGTTGCAGACGAGCCACGCACATGCCCATGGCCAGAAACGCATTCGACGCGGATACGCGCTGGGGCGCCCGGCGGGAGAAAGGTCGACCGGCATCAGGCAATATTGACGTTCTGCAGTGACGAAATCAGCCGGCACCCGCAGGCGCAGCGGTGGTGATGCATGGCAACGAATTTGCCGTCGCGATCGGGAAAACGCTCGTAGCCTTCGTCGATGGTGGTCGGTCCGTGCTGGTCGCAAATTGCGTCGTCGCCCTTGCGGGCAAGCGGTCTGCTCATGAATACGGTCCACGGGGAGCCGCTGGTGACTTCGCCACCGTTTTCGAGTTTGTCGCCTTTGCGGATGGGAGATTTCATATGTTATCTAGTCGGATCTGAACAATTCGTTTATCTCAGCGGCGACGTCATGCCATCGCTGGCGAAGCCATTTCGCGTTCGCGAAAGATCGCAAGAATCAGGGCGTAAAAAGCCGCAGCTTCCCGAGGATCTTCCGCAGGTTATGACCCGCGCGCACATCACGGCATGAATCGCGTCACCCAGTGCACCCTTGAGAAAATTGCTGTCGAGCTTGCATCGGCATTCATATGGCCGCTCGCCGGTTCAATCACGCTACGCCGTTTGATCATCGCCCGTAGCCCACGCGTGATCCAGCGTCGTAAGCCCGGGTGGTAGATCGTCACACCATTGACGGCCCCTCGTAGCCTCGATCGACGACCGCAATTTCCGGACTCACATCGCTCAGGATCGCCGCCCGCCTCCGCAGAAGGTGACCAAATAAAAAGGTCGGCCGCTCGAGAATTCAGCAATTTTTATTAGACATCAGTCACCACTTTTCATGCGAACACTTTGAACAACAGCAATTACTCGATTCACAAAATCCATGGCCTTTATTTGAGACTTCCTATCACTATTAACCGGGATAGCAATTCCAGCATCTCCTCCGGCGATGATGTACCCAAACGGCGTGCGCCTTATTACACAAAGGACTATCAAATCACTGGT is part of the Burkholderia ubonensis subsp. mesacidophila genome and harbors:
- a CDS encoding PAAR domain-containing protein yields the protein MKSPIRKGDKLENGGEVTSGSPWTVFMSRPLARKGDDAICDQHGPTTIDEGYERFPDRDGKFVAMHHHRCACGCRLISSLQNVNIA
- a CDS encoding ImcF-related family protein, producing the protein MSISKNNLQHIERHVAADKATPSRVAIWGLPFAALVLSVVALWLVWFYGDHLGIADRTHRMQIMIGIPVLLVAVVIAHLYSISTGAYANAARLFRLETGETRTTSTAAKPPKRDARLQRLYEELRVAHGWFWRRRLRWLLVNGTDERVDQVAPGLKQAGVMHVDETVLVHASPDGIESAKWLGQIRQLRRRCPVDGLVQVACANDFDPDLPRRLSAIAIALGWAAPITFLHPVEAKSGNLPERFDPVGTFVPSSSRKEMKAAGTFLLNRLRDLEYTTADAGVRRGGQPHWCTWLLEISEYIGDQRERMIEGWQALAASKWLRAPLTGIMFVPIFPGASTTPVPIPEVDEAQDPSAPAISVEVVTREQPIALLPVWREIAAGVPRYRGRRTKLYWPNVLAACALFGAIAWTVMLVMSGIGNRVLVREAQTAADVALAVPPGTPQALRAQLALQKQISLLEYRQQNGVPWYLRAGLSRNDELLDALWSPYRTIAARNLQQPVAQALEGQLAQLSQVRDDEQQSRDAQMRAYNRLKAYLMLADPSRADAPFLKTQLLDVWPAPAGMLAGEWLDTSQQLAEFWATHLKAHPAWRINASMPLVTQMRSTLVNQIGLAGSDDVLYQGILDAARGKYADASLATLLAGADAHGFFTTAQWVPGIYTRAAWDGMIAAAIDKASSERRVSGDWVLTGAQSAQTIRNALSVGTIKTAAAIDEKRVAEELKQRLTARYFAEYAAAWQHMLNSIQWQPAANLNGAIEQLSRLADAQTSPLIALMKSVQYQAQAGRPSQALTDTLVRKAQSLIGSGEQSDTPAVNPLDKPFGPLLALMGDVGAAPAGGNGKGNTPANIALNGVSLSRYLTAVTTMRLKLQQIAGSADAQTMARALAQAVFQGKLSDLSQARDDAALTAASLGAAWSGFGSAAFAQPLEGAWQTILQPAAASLNGAWRASVAVPFNAAMNGRYPFFDTNADASFAELGRYVRPDTGLIARFVSTQLAGVLTMEGDHWAPNELAPRALQFDPKFLAGLRQLSTVGAQLYLQGDAGERFEMMALPTPNVTRSELSVDGKQIVYFNQQESWTPLAWPGNGLNGHAGLTWQTVDAGLRQAFDSTGDWAFLRLLGKADVKALDSTRYQLTWNAPNDEPLRYVLRAQVGAGPLDLLKLRGFRMPERIFVVGKAGIQPAFLSPPPLPPEMQP
- a CDS encoding ABC transporter substrate-binding protein, with protein sequence MKLPTFRPAATLAALAAASVLAAAPLSAARAETPKDMFVMATLLDEFTTLDPGEVYELVPEEYVANTYDRLVRVDLRDPSKFNGDVAQSWTVSPDGLTFTFRLRPGLKFHSGNPLTADDVAWSIQRTVLLDKGAAAVLAGIGLTKANVVANVTKLDDLTVSVTTDRKYAPTFVLNVLGAWPASVVDRTLLLSHQQGNDFGNGWLKTNEAGSGAYKLVKWTAGDSLVLQRFDGYRLPLAMKRIVLRHVSEAASQRLLLENGDVDAARDLSPDDLAAVAKSGRAKVAPSPQATLLYLGLNTKNPTLAKPDVQEALKWLVDYAGIQGHVVKTTYKVHQTFMPDGFIGTLDANPYRLDVAKAKALLAKAGVPSGFSVTMDVRNDYPYTEIAQAIQANFAQAGVKVQLIPGDNKQTLAKYRARQHDIYIGEWSADYIDPHSNAQGFAWNPDNSDRSSYKMLAWRNGWDIPQLTKDTDAALAEPSAAKRAQRYQAMQKDLLARAPFVILFEKVAQVATRPGVSGLEVGPINDLVSYRNLKKQ
- the tssF gene encoding type VI secretion system baseplate subunit TssF, with product MNAPWKRSSHENENPFLKYFDAEMRYLRAAADEFAGAHPEVARRLGMRYGEVDERVRATFEGFALLAGRLRMKLDDSMSEITEPLIDNLYEHAARPIPSLSIIECTPVGSAASTGARVPAGAVVRSAPVGPDQVRCLYRTTQAVQLLPLAVEDAVAAVRADGRTVIRLAFRLGLAEQRERVDLSRIRLYLHGDRPVAAALYAALTHQVASIGLRLPSVRNGELQPLDDVRFEAAGFGPSTRLWPVADPERDRGLDREQTLLEYFVFPQKFHFVDLCGFDAAVLPAGESRMTFEIELDGRVPGDHPVRRESFRLFCTPVINLFEVDALPLQPADWHDREHRICVPPDVAGHVEPYDVLAVTASDPEDSARHAYRAFTTFRHRGWILCYEKPERYFHNATRFGATGRELWVTLSGQLWNRRGRDEADVEARPVELDRYLTVHALANNGHLPRMALTEATITEAVSGFTGIASVRNLTAPTLPLYPPRHHPEYDVRVLGHFTAGGANELVTIREGGAPALRAVLMLYEWSDDDGIMRRIDAIEDVRLTEHQELERVHIHREIRMHVRLDAKAFDGPGDAALFGEVLSRFVGHYASFHHSMRLVLAMGGREVLYPRMEHEGAPF
- the tssJ gene encoding type VI secretion system lipoprotein TssJ — protein: MAAWIMRCTAAAGLALAVSACGTWQSVKDTTVDATWAVFVAKVKQMNLMLESRAMLNQNGQGQSLPVVIRIYQLKDAKAFAEASYAQLLNDDRALLKSDLLGSMEATLAPGATVKLSAPMPDDAQSVGMVGFFRDQSGAEWQLVVPKAQWKKTDPVRLVVNGNRLELDGGR